A region of Halarcobacter mediterraneus DNA encodes the following proteins:
- a CDS encoding metal ABC transporter solute-binding protein, Zn/Mn family: MKKILIATLVFTSFVFANVKAVVSIVPQKPFLEAIGGDKVDVTVMVKPGNSPHTYEPKPSQMRELSEADIYFSMGVEFEHSWLPKFANQNKKMKIANMSKGIKRIEMVEHHHGKHEEHEHEEHHDHAHEGHEHEHEGHDHVHDSLDSHVWTSPENVKVFADNILKYLTRVDRENKEYYEKNYNTFLSFLDETDKEIKTIFKDLPKDAKFMVFHPSWGYFAKQYSLIQVPIEVEGKSPKPKEIQELIEHAKKENIKAIFVSPEFSDKVAKQIAKELGIQVISVSPLSEKWADTLIRFAKAIANQQ; encoded by the coding sequence ATGAAAAAAATCTTAATAGCAACACTTGTTTTTACTTCATTTGTTTTTGCAAATGTAAAAGCAGTTGTTAGTATTGTGCCTCAAAAACCTTTTCTTGAAGCAATTGGTGGAGATAAAGTAGATGTAACAGTTATGGTAAAACCAGGAAATTCTCCTCATACATATGAGCCAAAACCTTCTCAAATGAGAGAGTTAAGCGAAGCTGATATTTATTTTTCAATGGGTGTTGAATTTGAGCACTCTTGGCTACCTAAATTTGCTAATCAAAATAAAAAGATGAAAATTGCAAATATGTCAAAAGGTATAAAAAGAATAGAAATGGTTGAACATCATCATGGAAAACATGAAGAGCATGAACATGAAGAACATCATGATCATGCACATGAAGGACATGAACACGAACATGAAGGACATGACCATGTTCATGATAGTTTAGATTCTCATGTTTGGACAAGTCCTGAAAATGTAAAAGTTTTTGCAGATAATATTTTAAAATATCTTACAAGAGTGGATAGAGAAAATAAAGAATATTATGAAAAAAACTATAACACTTTTTTATCTTTTTTAGATGAAACTGATAAAGAAATAAAAACTATTTTTAAAGATTTACCAAAAGATGCAAAGTTTATGGTGTTTCACCCTTCTTGGGGATATTTTGCAAAACAATATTCTTTAATTCAAGTTCCTATTGAGGTTGAAGGAAAATCTCCAAAACCAAAAGAAATTCAAGAGTTAATAGAACATGCAAAAAAAGAAAATATTAAAGCAATATTTGTTAGTCCAGAATTTTCAGATAAAGTTGCAAAACAAATTGCAAAAGAATTAGGTATTCAAGTAATTAGTGTAAGCCCTTTAAGTGAAAAGTGGGCTGATACTTTAATTAGATTTGCAAAAGCTATAGCAAATCAGCAATAA
- a CDS encoding HdrB C-terminal domain-containing protein, with protein sequence MKLELNIFKFDCKSDYLPYYTKHFVKIEKQETLLDILNQINNEQNFSYENNKDFCIVINGLFTKLSITILQLVEKFGKDLTIEPISIRRAYKDLLIDDNDFKEKFKLLKKFTNKEDEKNYLNNKIYFYASNTMNFYHNYLGDPIFYLAHELIERNPDNKEEILNIIKNEEYSIEYHTSLKNRIYNFDNTKEEKIIQIKNELGLLYEVEAQEFCIDKKITIDFDKVEEEEIKHNFKDFNLAYYYGEEKDSQTQKLLENLKAKKIDIKTKDIDLNLSTFIKNPELSLKLASSILLEAYDSAADLLIVDNKQVFKLLETNRKTIAKLCGREVIIPILHKNELALLAYSKFDKAKELLKKHEVNPEII encoded by the coding sequence ATGAAATTAGAACTTAATATTTTTAAATTTGATTGTAAAAGTGATTATTTACCTTATTATACGAAACATTTTGTAAAAATTGAAAAACAGGAAACTCTTTTAGATATTTTAAATCAAATAAATAATGAGCAGAACTTTTCTTATGAAAATAACAAAGACTTTTGTATAGTCATAAATGGTTTATTCACAAAGCTTTCAATTACTATTTTACAATTAGTTGAAAAATTTGGCAAGGATTTAACCATAGAACCAATTTCTATAAGAAGAGCCTATAAAGATTTACTAATAGATGATAATGACTTTAAAGAAAAATTTAAACTTTTAAAGAAATTTACAAATAAAGAAGATGAAAAAAATTATTTAAATAATAAGATATATTTTTATGCTTCAAATACAATGAACTTTTATCATAACTATTTAGGTGACCCTATTTTTTATCTTGCCCATGAACTAATAGAAAGAAATCCTGACAATAAAGAAGAGATTTTAAATATTATAAAAAATGAAGAATATTCAATAGAGTATCACACAAGTTTAAAAAATAGAATTTATAACTTTGATAATACAAAAGAAGAAAAAATAATTCAAATAAAAAATGAATTAGGACTATTATATGAAGTAGAAGCTCAAGAGTTTTGTATTGATAAAAAGATAACTATAGATTTTGATAAAGTTGAAGAAGAAGAAATAAAACACAATTTTAAAGATTTTAATTTAGCTTATTATTATGGAGAAGAAAAAGATTCTCAAACTCAAAAACTATTAGAAAACCTTAAAGCAAAAAAAATAGATATAAAAACTAAAGATATTGATTTAAACCTTAGTACTTTTATTAAGAATCCAGAACTTTCTTTAAAATTAGCTTCATCAATTTTATTAGAAGCTTATGATAGTGCTGCTGATTTATTAATAGTAGATAACAAACAAGTATTTAAACTATTGGAAACAAATAGAAAAACAATAGCAAAACTTTGTGGTAGAGAAGTTATTATTCCTATTTTACATAAAAATGAATTAGCTCTTTTAGCTTACTCTAAATTTGATAAGGCAAAAGAGTTATTAAAAAAACATGAAGTAAACCCTGAAATCATTTAA
- a CDS encoding DMT family transporter encodes MTNDVSLGIKYMLFASFLFACMGAFAKELSDSMSSIEVVFFRNVFGVILILFSIYKSPLVQKGGKPWLLIFRGMAGFIALLFFFYNIANISLGEAMTFSKTSTIFSAIFAFLFVKEKLSFKGWLGVFIGFIGILFITGFDGSSLSKTDWLGILCGVGAGLAYTSIRELRKFYDGRTIVLSFMSIGTIGPMILMLISEFYTNEKYDFIFATFVMPKSSDWFYIILLGIVATFAQIYMTKAYSVAKAGIIGTISYANIAFSIAIGIILGDAFPDIWIIFGILLIVLSGVLVSSKKD; translated from the coding sequence ATGACAAATGATGTCTCATTAGGAATCAAATATATGCTGTTTGCTTCTTTCTTATTTGCTTGTATGGGAGCTTTTGCAAAAGAGCTTAGTGATTCAATGAGTTCCATAGAAGTAGTTTTCTTTCGAAATGTTTTTGGAGTGATTTTAATACTATTTTCAATATATAAATCTCCTTTGGTACAAAAGGGTGGAAAACCTTGGCTTTTAATTTTTAGAGGAATGGCAGGATTTATAGCTTTATTATTTTTCTTTTATAATATTGCAAATATTTCCCTTGGTGAAGCAATGACTTTTTCTAAAACTTCTACAATCTTTAGTGCAATTTTTGCTTTTCTTTTTGTCAAAGAAAAGTTATCTTTTAAAGGGTGGTTAGGAGTATTTATTGGGTTTATTGGAATTTTATTTATTACAGGTTTTGATGGAAGTTCATTAAGTAAAACAGATTGGCTAGGAATCCTTTGTGGAGTAGGTGCAGGTTTAGCTTATACATCTATTCGAGAATTAAGAAAATTTTATGATGGTAGAACTATAGTTTTATCTTTTATGTCTATAGGAACAATTGGACCTATGATCTTAATGCTTATTTCTGAGTTTTATACTAATGAAAAATATGATTTTATTTTTGCAACCTTTGTTATGCCAAAATCAAGTGATTGGTTTTATATAATTCTTTTAGGAATTGTAGCAACATTTGCACAAATTTATATGACAAAAGCTTATTCTGTTGCAAAAGCTGGAATAATTGGTACAATATCATATGCGAATATTGCTTTTAGTATTGCAATAGGAATAATTTTAGGAGATGCTTTCCCTGATATTTGGATTATCTTTGGTATACTATTGATTGTATTAAGTGGGGTTTTAGTTTCCTCTAAAAAGGATTAG
- the ribH gene encoding 6,7-dimethyl-8-ribityllumazine synthase: protein MKIIEGKMRLNGDEKVAIINGRFNHIITDRLVEGAKDAFIRHGGNEENLDLILVPGAFEIPFALEKALETGKYDAVCCVGAVIRGATPHFDYISAEATKGIATVTLKYGKPVSNGVLTTDTIEQAIERAGSKVGNKGAEAMITIIEMLDLYSEMGK, encoded by the coding sequence ATGAAGATTATTGAAGGAAAAATGAGATTAAATGGTGACGAAAAAGTTGCTATTATCAATGGAAGATTTAATCATATTATTACAGATAGATTAGTTGAAGGTGCAAAGGATGCATTTATAAGACACGGTGGAAATGAAGAAAATTTAGATTTAATTTTAGTACCTGGCGCTTTTGAAATTCCATTTGCTCTAGAAAAAGCTTTAGAAACTGGAAAATACGATGCAGTTTGTTGTGTTGGTGCTGTAATTAGAGGAGCAACTCCACACTTTGATTATATCTCAGCAGAAGCAACTAAAGGTATTGCAACTGTTACTTTAAAATATGGTAAACCTGTATCAAATGGTGTTTTAACAACTGATACAATTGAACAAGCTATTGAAAGAGCTGGTTCAAAAGTTGGAAACAAAGGTGCAGAGGCAATGATTACAATTATTGAAATGTTAGATCTTTATTCAGAGATGGGGAAATAA
- a CDS encoding potassium channel family protein, which yields MRSSSLFIVLQRMRKPFLVLITTYTIAITGLLLIDGFDDAGKPYQMTIFDAFYFVTYTATTIGFGETPYEFTYAQRIWVSILIYITVLGWFYAIGTLVSLLQDKVFNRELQKAKFKRQVKSIKQKFIIILGYNQITSEIINRAISQGIRAVVIEKDEAKANEAILENFTPTVPVLVADAHSAWAIEFAGIKSKYCKGLVSIFDNDSLNLRIALTSKLLNPYVKLVVKSTTQNHTDNLKDLDVEIIANPFSIISSEILMALSAPNILKLEKWVYQIEHLNSSLPLFPKGKYIICGFGRMGQHIYKRFKYLEIETQFVEIDKDKTINFIEDEEIQIAYGNADDKKLLQNVGIDEAVAIIAATNDDTTNLSVLATAKKLNPKIMTIARENEMDDFSIFKSAKIDHIFMPARILINKTTNALINPLSDKFIRLATSQDDMWASKLVKELTLKINENPLLIELKIDKKETPTIYDNLFKENITIKLLSKSLYNRELHNNMIPLLLHRNNEYILLPSLDEKLQKNDSLLLACDENAKNDIEYIIQNIYEFHYALTGEEKKTFILRKNK from the coding sequence TTGAGAAGTAGTTCTTTATTTATTGTTTTACAAAGAATGAGAAAACCATTTTTGGTTTTAATTACTACATATACTATAGCTATAACAGGATTATTACTTATTGATGGCTTTGATGATGCAGGAAAACCTTATCAAATGACAATCTTTGATGCTTTTTATTTTGTTACTTATACTGCTACAACAATAGGTTTTGGAGAAACACCTTATGAGTTTACTTATGCTCAAAGAATTTGGGTAAGTATTTTAATTTATATTACTGTATTAGGTTGGTTTTATGCTATAGGAACTTTAGTATCCTTATTACAAGACAAAGTTTTTAATAGAGAACTTCAAAAAGCAAAATTTAAAAGACAAGTAAAAAGTATAAAACAAAAATTTATAATAATTCTTGGATATAACCAAATCACAAGTGAAATAATAAATCGTGCAATATCTCAAGGAATTAGAGCTGTAGTTATTGAAAAAGATGAGGCAAAAGCAAATGAAGCCATCTTAGAAAACTTCACGCCTACTGTTCCTGTATTAGTTGCAGATGCACACTCTGCTTGGGCAATTGAATTTGCAGGAATAAAAAGTAAATACTGCAAAGGCTTAGTTTCTATTTTTGATAATGATTCTTTAAATCTAAGAATTGCTTTAACTTCGAAACTTCTAAATCCTTATGTTAAGCTAGTTGTAAAATCAACTACACAAAACCATACAGATAATTTAAAAGATTTAGATGTGGAAATAATTGCAAATCCTTTTTCAATAATATCAAGTGAAATTTTGATGGCTTTAAGTGCCCCAAATATCTTAAAACTTGAAAAATGGGTTTATCAAATTGAACATTTAAATTCAAGTTTACCACTTTTCCCAAAAGGGAAATATATAATTTGTGGCTTTGGAAGAATGGGGCAACATATATATAAGAGATTTAAGTATCTTGAAATAGAAACACAATTTGTAGAAATAGATAAAGACAAAACAATTAATTTTATAGAGGATGAAGAGATTCAAATTGCATATGGAAATGCAGATGACAAAAAACTTTTACAAAATGTAGGAATAGATGAAGCAGTGGCAATAATAGCTGCAACAAATGATGATACAACAAACCTTTCTGTTTTGGCAACTGCTAAAAAGTTAAATCCAAAAATAATGACAATAGCAAGAGAAAATGAAATGGATGATTTTTCTATTTTTAAAAGTGCAAAAATAGACCATATTTTTATGCCTGCAAGAATTTTGATTAACAAAACAACAAATGCTTTGATAAATCCTTTGTCTGACAAGTTTATAAGACTTGCAACAAGTCAAGATGATATGTGGGCTTCAAAATTAGTAAAAGAATTGACTTTAAAAATAAATGAAAATCCTTTGTTAATAGAGTTGAAAATTGATAAAAAAGAAACACCAACAATTTATGACAATCTTTTTAAAGAAAATATTACTATTAAGCTTTTATCTAAATCTCTTTATAATAGAGAACTTCACAATAATATGATACCATTATTACTTCATAGAAATAATGAGTATATTTTATTGCCTTCATTAGATGAAAAATTACAAAAAAATGATTCTCTTTTATTAGCTTGTGATGAAAATGCAAAAAATGATATAGAATATATAATACAAAATATTTATGAATTTCATTATGCCTTAACAGGTGAAGAGAAAAAAACATTTATTTTAAGGAAAAACAAATGA
- the nusB gene encoding transcription antitermination factor NusB, with protein sequence MATRTQARESVIGLLYAYDLGNEGIVTFIDEILEDKKIRNKQKDFALDLFNGVVKNIETIDEEIISHLKQGGLKDIGSVEKSILRLAIYEILYKDLSKAIVINEAIELSKKLASDGAPKFINGLLDKVNKA encoded by the coding sequence TTGGCAACAAGAACACAAGCAAGAGAGTCAGTAATAGGTTTACTTTATGCTTATGACCTTGGAAATGAAGGTATTGTAACTTTTATTGATGAAATTTTAGAAGATAAAAAAATCAGAAACAAACAAAAAGATTTTGCACTAGATTTATTTAATGGTGTTGTTAAAAATATAGAGACTATTGATGAAGAAATAATTTCTCATTTAAAACAAGGTGGGCTAAAAGATATTGGAAGTGTTGAAAAATCTATTTTAAGACTTGCAATATATGAAATATTATATAAAGATCTAAGTAAAGCAATTGTAATTAATGAAGCAATTGAATTATCTAAAAAGTTAGCGTCAGATGGTGCTCCGAAGTTTATAAATGGACTTTTAGATAAAGTAAATAAGGCTTAA
- a CDS encoding FMN-binding glutamate synthase family protein produces MDVIDQIFLYIEVIILVILIIILAWYVHDKYVQRDHQLLVNYPIIGRLRYLLEEAREPFRQYFGDEKFYESKDKLDWVYKASSDLPNYASFSPSQPLPKPKFMLRHATIVLNEDEVDTDFKVTFGERRKKPFIAKSIISRSAMSDGSISPEGTRAFVRGSFMGDFPINSGEGGLTSNFFVTHQNYDRKYMKVVDGTRFQKKMKDLVLKLFNGAMAADAYRKMVFKDDPESETYVFDTRTQIFHRPNWEAPLENFPEDVPEDMPDIILQISSGLYSVRTKDGKFDPERYQKVMRFCRMTEIKIAQGAKQTGGKLVAEKVSPAIAYYRNVEAHKDLFSPNRFPYANTVEELFDFIGQMQELSDKPVGIKIVISDYENIVPFAKEIKKRVEEGNEAFPDFISIDGGSGGSATAPIEMMERIGLNIRDSIYLVNKVLEDYSVRNKVKLVASGKLLTPDDIIVIMSLGADFVQIARGFMMSAGCIRARYCSGTTGHECPVGLATQNKEKRKKYFVHKQAKKVRDYHKNLLKGVRSLLAVMGLKNIKELDKHKIMFLDRNSKVHDNIDSVFGRILDIGKDKEDKYHES; encoded by the coding sequence ATGGATGTAATTGATCAAATATTTTTATATATAGAAGTTATTATTTTAGTAATTTTAATAATAATTTTAGCGTGGTATGTACATGATAAATATGTACAAAGAGATCATCAACTTTTAGTAAATTATCCAATAATTGGACGACTTAGATATTTATTAGAAGAAGCAAGAGAACCTTTTAGACAATATTTTGGTGACGAAAAATTTTATGAGTCAAAAGATAAATTAGATTGGGTTTATAAAGCTTCAAGTGATTTACCAAATTATGCTTCTTTTTCCCCTTCTCAACCTTTACCTAAACCAAAATTTATGTTAAGACATGCAACTATAGTTTTAAATGAAGATGAAGTTGACACAGATTTCAAAGTTACTTTTGGGGAAAGAAGAAAAAAGCCTTTTATTGCTAAATCAATTATTTCTAGGTCTGCCATGAGTGATGGTTCAATTTCTCCTGAAGGTACAAGAGCCTTTGTAAGAGGTTCTTTTATGGGAGACTTTCCTATTAACTCAGGTGAGGGTGGCTTAACTTCAAACTTTTTTGTAACTCATCAAAATTATGATAGAAAATATATGAAAGTTGTAGATGGTACAAGATTTCAGAAAAAAATGAAAGACCTTGTATTAAAGCTTTTCAATGGTGCAATGGCAGCAGATGCCTATAGAAAAATGGTTTTTAAAGATGACCCTGAATCAGAAACATATGTTTTTGATACAAGAACTCAGATTTTTCATAGACCAAACTGGGAAGCACCTTTAGAAAATTTTCCAGAAGATGTACCAGAAGATATGCCTGATATTATTTTACAAATTAGTTCAGGTCTTTATTCGGTTAGAACAAAAGATGGTAAATTTGACCCCGAACGATATCAAAAGGTAATGCGATTCTGTCGTATGACAGAAATAAAAATTGCACAAGGGGCAAAACAAACAGGTGGTAAATTAGTTGCCGAAAAAGTAAGTCCTGCCATTGCTTATTATAGAAATGTTGAAGCTCATAAGGATCTTTTTTCACCTAATAGATTTCCTTATGCAAATACCGTTGAAGAACTTTTTGATTTTATTGGACAAATGCAAGAATTATCAGATAAACCAGTAGGAATTAAAATTGTAATTTCAGATTATGAAAATATTGTACCTTTTGCAAAAGAAATTAAAAAAAGAGTAGAAGAAGGAAATGAAGCTTTCCCAGATTTTATTTCAATTGATGGTGGTAGTGGAGGAAGTGCTACAGCTCCTATAGAAATGATGGAAAGAATAGGATTAAATATAAGAGATTCTATATATTTAGTTAATAAAGTTTTAGAAGATTATTCTGTTCGTAATAAAGTTAAACTTGTAGCTAGTGGAAAACTTTTAACTCCTGATGATATTATTGTTATTATGTCTTTAGGGGCTGACTTTGTACAAATAGCTAGAGGTTTTATGATGAGTGCAGGTTGTATTAGAGCAAGGTATTGTTCTGGAACTACTGGACATGAATGTCCTGTAGGACTTGCAACACAAAATAAAGAAAAAAGAAAAAAATATTTTGTACATAAACAAGCTAAAAAAGTAAGAGACTATCATAAAAATCTTTTAAAAGGTGTAAGAAGTTTACTAGCTGTAATGGGACTAAAAAATATAAAAGAGTTAGATAAACATAAAATAATGTTTTTAGATAGAAACTCAAAAGTTCATGATAATATTGATAGTGTATTTGGACGAATACTAGATATAGGAAAAGATAAAGAGGATAAGTACCATGAATCTTGA
- the pyrF gene encoding orotidine-5'-phosphate decarboxylase: MKLCISLDLPSAKENLKLVEQIKDYDVWLKVGFRSFIRDGKSFLEQLKAINPNFKIFLDLKLYDIPNTMADAAQEIASFDGLVDMFNLHASAGQRAMTEVMNRIKDIPNKPIVIAVTALTSFDNNEFKAVYNEDIETKATKLAIDTYKSGVDGVVCSAFESLDIKNNTSKEFITLCPGIRPFGEDAGDQKRIADISFSKENLVDFIVVGRPIYKAENPKKVVDNILKKI, from the coding sequence ATGAAGTTATGTATTTCTCTTGATTTACCAAGTGCTAAAGAAAATTTAAAATTAGTAGAACAAATAAAAGATTATGATGTTTGGTTAAAAGTAGGTTTTAGAAGTTTTATTCGAGATGGTAAATCTTTTTTAGAACAATTAAAAGCTATAAACCCTAATTTTAAGATTTTTTTAGACTTAAAGCTTTATGATATTCCAAATACTATGGCTGATGCAGCCCAAGAGATTGCATCTTTTGATGGTTTAGTTGATATGTTTAATCTTCATGCTAGTGCAGGGCAAAGAGCTATGACTGAAGTTATGAATAGAATTAAAGATATACCCAACAAACCCATAGTTATAGCTGTAACTGCACTTACTTCATTTGATAATAATGAATTTAAAGCAGTTTATAATGAAGATATTGAAACAAAAGCAACAAAACTAGCTATTGATACTTATAAATCAGGAGTAGATGGAGTGGTTTGTTCTGCTTTTGAAAGTTTAGATATTAAAAATAATACTTCAAAAGAGTTTATTACTTTATGTCCAGGAATTAGACCTTTTGGTGAAGATGCTGGAGATCAAAAAAGAATTGCTGATATATCTTTCTCAAAAGAAAATTTAGTAGATTTCATTGTGGTTGGAAGACCAATTTATAAGGCAGAAAACCCTAAAAAAGTGGTTGATAATATTTTAAAAAAAATTTAA
- the murA gene encoding UDP-N-acetylglucosamine 1-carboxyvinyltransferase gives MEYLKITGQNKLEGEVTISGAKNSALPIIAATILAKNEINICNMPDVVDINTLLKLIDKLGGTFKKTSDCIKIDTSKLHNTTATYDIVKTMRASILVLGPILARFGHCEVSLPGGCAIGQRPVDLHLKALEAMGAKIEINHGYIKATAPDGLVGTKIVFDKVTVGGTENTVMAAALAKGTTTIINAAKEPEVQQLCEVIRDAGVKIEGIGTSKLIIEGTNRELLEFKDIDVIADRIEAGTYMCAAAITNCKLKINKVIPLHLEAIISKLEEMNFEILQDETSVTIMPTDEIKPVNIVTTEYPGFPTDMQAQFMALATQANGTSTIDERLFENRFMHVSELLRLGADIHLNGNIATINGKASGLNGTDVMATDLRASSALVLCALVAKGETSIHRIYHLDRGYEDLEGKLSKIGASVSRHKE, from the coding sequence ATGGAATATTTAAAAATAACTGGTCAAAATAAACTTGAAGGTGAAGTTACAATTTCAGGAGCTAAAAACTCTGCTTTACCAATAATTGCAGCTACAATACTTGCAAAAAATGAAATAAATATATGTAATATGCCTGATGTAGTTGATATAAATACTCTTTTAAAATTAATTGACAAATTAGGTGGTACCTTTAAAAAAACAAGTGATTGTATAAAAATAGATACCTCAAAACTACATAATACAACAGCTACTTATGATATAGTAAAAACTATGAGAGCCTCAATTTTAGTTTTAGGTCCCATTTTAGCGAGATTTGGACATTGTGAAGTTTCTCTTCCAGGAGGTTGTGCAATAGGACAAAGACCTGTTGATTTACACTTAAAAGCCCTTGAAGCAATGGGAGCAAAAATTGAAATAAATCATGGTTATATTAAAGCAACTGCACCTGATGGCTTAGTAGGAACAAAGATTGTATTTGACAAAGTAACAGTTGGAGGAACAGAAAATACAGTTATGGCTGCAGCCTTAGCAAAAGGTACTACTACTATTATTAATGCAGCTAAAGAGCCTGAGGTTCAACAGCTTTGTGAAGTTATAAGGGATGCTGGAGTAAAAATTGAAGGAATAGGAACATCTAAATTAATTATAGAAGGAACAAATAGAGAACTTCTAGAATTTAAAGATATTGATGTAATTGCAGATAGAATTGAAGCAGGAACTTATATGTGTGCTGCTGCTATTACAAATTGTAAATTAAAGATTAATAAGGTAATTCCTCTACATCTTGAAGCTATTATTTCAAAATTAGAAGAAATGAATTTTGAAATTTTACAAGATGAAACTTCTGTTACTATAATGCCAACTGATGAAATAAAACCTGTAAATATTGTTACAACAGAATATCCAGGTTTTCCAACTGATATGCAAGCTCAATTTATGGCTCTTGCAACCCAAGCAAATGGTACAAGTACAATAGATGAAAGACTATTTGAAAATAGATTTATGCATGTAAGTGAGCTTCTAAGACTTGGTGCAGATATTCATTTAAATGGAAATATTGCAACCATCAATGGAAAAGCTTCTGGACTGAATGGAACAGATGTTATGGCTACAGATTTAAGAGCTTCATCAGCACTTGTTCTTTGTGCTTTAGTTGCAAAAGGGGAAACTTCTATTCATAGAATTTATCATCTTGATAGAGGATATGAAGACTTGGAGGGGAAACTAAGCAAAATAGGTGCAAGTGTATCACGACATAAAGAATAA
- a CDS encoding DUF6394 family protein: MNLDKVISGFFIILAMTLNFGFFYGDMDSLVSHSKYELMAAIIVNLIATTLKLGDKTQMGSVLLATSLVADIQLIAAATIWTVAHYAYTVNLEITGIVISLSGGALLANLISVALYVGDTLKSKR, translated from the coding sequence ATGAATCTTGATAAAGTAATTTCAGGTTTTTTTATAATTTTAGCTATGACATTAAACTTTGGTTTTTTTTATGGAGATATGGACTCTTTAGTAAGTCATAGTAAATATGAATTAATGGCTGCAATTATAGTAAATCTAATTGCAACAACTTTAAAATTAGGAGATAAGACTCAAATGGGTTCTGTTCTTCTGGCAACTTCTTTAGTGGCTGATATTCAATTAATTGCTGCTGCTACTATTTGGACAGTAGCTCATTATGCATATACTGTAAACTTAGAAATTACAGGTATAGTGATTTCTCTTTCAGGTGGAGCATTATTAGCAAATCTTATTTCAGTAGCTCTTTATGTGGGTGATACCTTAAAATCAAAGAGATAG
- the kdsA gene encoding 3-deoxy-8-phosphooctulonate synthase — translation MTILAGPCVLEDRDTVFKIAEKLKPLSEDKRVDFYFKASFDKANRTSLSSYRGPGLEEGLKLFQEIKEQFGYKLVSDIHESYQAKPASEVLDILQIPAFLCRQTDLLVEAAKTNCKINIKKGQFLAADAMKHPVEKVLQTRGIDEVSYINSSENGIWLCERGNTFGYGALVVDMRNLILMREYAPVIFDATHSVQIPSTGGTTGGNSEYVPYMARAAASVGVDGFFFETHTDPKSAKSDGPNMLQVDKLYKTIDEIFAIKEALQSL, via the coding sequence ATGACAATATTAGCTGGACCATGTGTTTTAGAAGATAGAGATACAGTTTTTAAAATAGCAGAAAAATTAAAACCATTAAGTGAAGATAAAAGAGTAGATTTTTATTTTAAAGCTTCTTTTGATAAAGCAAATAGAACAAGTCTTAGCTCGTATAGAGGCCCAGGTTTAGAAGAGGGATTAAAACTATTTCAAGAAATAAAAGAACAGTTTGGATATAAACTTGTAAGTGATATTCATGAGTCATACCAAGCAAAACCTGCAAGTGAAGTTTTAGATATTTTACAAATTCCTGCATTTTTATGTAGACAAACAGATTTACTTGTAGAAGCTGCAAAAACTAACTGTAAAATTAATATTAAAAAAGGTCAGTTTTTAGCAGCAGATGCTATGAAACATCCAGTTGAAAAAGTACTTCAAACAAGAGGTATTGATGAGGTTTCTTATATTAATTCTTCTGAAAATGGTATTTGGCTTTGTGAAAGAGGAAATACTTTTGGATATGGTGCTTTAGTTGTAGATATGAGAAACTTAATTCTTATGAGAGAGTATGCTCCTGTTATCTTTGATGCAACTCACTCTGTTCAAATACCAAGTACTGGTGGAACAACAGGTGGTAACTCTGAGTATGTTCCTTATATGGCAAGAGCAGCAGCAAGTGTTGGGGTTGATGGTTTCTTCTTTGAAACACATACTGATCCAAAGTCAGCAAAAAGTGATGGTCCAAATATGCTACAAGTAGATAAGTTATATAAAACAATTGATGAGATATTTGCCATTAAAGAAGCGCTTCAAAGCCTTTAA